The Aestuariibius sp. HNIBRBA575 nucleotide sequence GCCACCTATCTGGCGAAAAGAACGACGTGACAGTTGTCGATAACAACGCTGAGTTGGTGCGCCGGGCGACGGATACGCTGGACGTTCAGGGGATTGCCGGTCATGCCAGCTATCCTGACATTCTGGATCGAGCCGGGGCGCGCGATGCGGATATGATCATTGCCGCCACCCATTCCGACGAGGTCAACATGGTGACCTGTCAGGTGGCGCATTCGGTTTTCGCGATCCAGCGCAAAATCGCCCGACTGCGGTCGCAATCTTACTTGGATGCGATTTATTCGGATTTGTATCGCCGTGATCACATGCCTATTGATGTGGTGATTTCCCCGGAACGCGAAGTCGCCGAAGCCGCGCTGCAACGTCTGGCTGCCCCGGCGGCGTTTGACACAGAAAGCTTCTTAGAAGGCAGAGCCCAGTTGATGGGGATCACGATTGACGACGATTGCCCGGTGGTTAACACGCCATTGCGCCAATTGACCGATCTGTTTTCAACGTTGCGGGCCGTGGTGGTTGGTATTCGCCGTGATGGGGTTTTGTTCGCACCCGCCGCGGGGGATCAGATTTTTCCCGGTGATGACGCCTATTTGTTCACCGACAATCAGGACATGACCCGCACGCTTGAAATCTTTGGCAAAACCCATGCCAAACAGGAACGTATCGTGGTGATTGGTGGCGGCAATGTCGGTCTGGCCGTGGCAGAGGCATTGGAAAAACGGACCGAACGGGTCCGGGTGAAAGTGATCGAAAATTCCCGCGCAGTCGCCGAAAAGGCGGCAGATACGTTGGAACGGACCATCGTTTTGCATGGTGATGGCTTGGATGCGGCCCTGCTAGAAGAGGCCAGTATTCGCAATGCTGATGCGGTTTTAGTGGTCACTGATGACGATAAAACCAACCTGCTGGGATCCGTGCGCGCCAAGGCGATGGGCGTGCCGATGGCGATCTGTTTGATCAATGATCCGACCTTGGTGCCGTTGATGGGCGCGTTGGATATTGACGCCTATATCAACCCGCGCGCCACCACAGTGAGTTCGATCCTGCGCCATATTCGGCATGGCCGCGTGCGGGGCGTGTATTCGATAGGCGACGCCGAAGCCGAAATGATCGAGGCACAGGTCCTGTCCACATCCCCCATTGCCGGGCGGCAAATCCGCGACATCGATTTCCCAGAAGGCGTGTTGGTCGGCGGCGTGATGAAAGGCGATCAAGTGATCCGGCCACGCGGCACAACTCGCATCGAAGAAGGTGACGTTATCGCGCTGTTTTCCATGGCGGCGGACGTGGCCGAAGTGGAACGATTGCTTCAGGTTTCGATTGATTTCTTCTGATGGTTCGGCTGCTCACCTCTCAGCATTTCTTTGTGCTTTTGATGGGGATTGGCGCTTTTGCCATGCTGGGACCAGCTATGCTGGCTGTGGGGCTGCGGGATTTTGTCGCCGCGCGCGCATTTTCCCAAAGTTTCGTGTTCTTTGCGATTGTCACCTTGCTGATTTCACTCGCGACGCGGTCCTATAAACCGTCTTCGATTATTCGCAGCCATTTGATTGGGTTGTTGTCGGCCTTTACGATTTTGCCGCTGATCTTTGCCTTTCCATTTTATGCGACATTGCCGCGCGTTGGGTTCCTAAA carries:
- the trkA gene encoding Trk system potassium transporter TrkA translates to MKVIICGAGQVGWQIARHLSGEKNDVTVVDNNAELVRRATDTLDVQGIAGHASYPDILDRAGARDADMIIAATHSDEVNMVTCQVAHSVFAIQRKIARLRSQSYLDAIYSDLYRRDHMPIDVVISPEREVAEAALQRLAAPAAFDTESFLEGRAQLMGITIDDDCPVVNTPLRQLTDLFSTLRAVVVGIRRDGVLFAPAAGDQIFPGDDAYLFTDNQDMTRTLEIFGKTHAKQERIVVIGGGNVGLAVAEALEKRTERVRVKVIENSRAVAEKAADTLERTIVLHGDGLDAALLEEASIRNADAVLVVTDDDKTNLLGSVRAKAMGVPMAICLINDPTLVPLMGALDIDAYINPRATTVSSILRHIRHGRVRGVYSIGDAEAEMIEAQVLSTSPIAGRQIRDIDFPEGVLVGGVMKGDQVIRPRGTTRIEEGDVIALFSMAADVAEVERLLQVSIDFF